TAAGGATCTTTTCAGCAAAGCGTTTCCTTCCAAGAAGAAGAAAAAACGCATGAGAATTGGTGATGCATTGCCTATTCTGGTTGAAGAAGAGGCAGCCCGCCTTATAGATGAAGAAAAAGTCACAGAACTGGCAAAAGAACGTGTTGAACAATCCGGTATTATCTTCATCGACGAAATAGACAAAGTCGCCAGCTCACAACATGGGGGCAAGGCTGCGGATATTTCCCGCGAAGGCGTACAACGAGATCTGCTTCCGATTGTTGAAGGTAGCGTTGTTAACACTAAATACGGTATGATCAAAACAGACCATATTCTGTTTATTGCCGCGGGTGCATTCCATCACTCCAAACCGGCAGATCTTATTCCGGAACTACAGGGCCGTTTCCCGCTGCGTGCGGAATTGACTGCTCTGGGCAAAGACGAGTTCTTGCGCATTCTTAAAGAGCCTCGCAACGCCCTTACAGTTCAATACATGGCACTTCTTGCAACAGAAGGTGTAACCATCACATTTGCAGAAGACGGTCTGGACGAAATTGCAGCCTTTGCAGAAATGACCAATCAGGAAACTGAAAATATCGGCGCACGTCGTCTTTACACTATAATGGAAAAGATTCTGAGCGATATCTCTTTTGAAGCGCCAGATCGTTCCGGTGAAGAAATTGTTATCGACCGTGCATTTGTAGAACAGCATTTAGAAGATGTTCGCGAGGATAGAGACTTAAGTCGCTACATCCTCTAATATACCCGCGGGGCGCCACTCCGCAGCACAGGAACTACGTACATGAAAGACTACGCTAAAGCACAGCTTACATCACGCATTCTAATTGAATCTCTTCCGTACATTAAAAAGTTTCATGGTGAAATTGTGGTCATCAAATATGGTGGTCACGCAATGAAAGACGAAGAGCTTGGTCGTGCATTTGCCCAGAACATTGCTCTTTTAAAATACGTGGGATTGAAACCGGTAATCGTACACGGCGGCGGTCCTCAAATTGGCAAAATGCTTGACGCTCTCAACATCACCAGCCAGTTCCGCGAAGGACACCGAGTTACTGACGACGAGACCATGGACGTTGTAGAAATGGTGCTCGTTGGCAAAGTAAACAAAGAGATTGTAAACAAACTGAACCTCGCTGACTGCAAAGCTGTCGGGCTTTCCGGCAAAGACGGTACTCTTCTTCGCGCCCGCAAATACAAAATGCAAGTAAACAGCCACAACAAGACACCTGAGATCATTGATCTTGGCAAAGTGGGTGAAGTAATCGGTGTAGAAGCAGGACTGTTAACCGGTCTGCTTTCAGAAGGGTACACACCGGTTATCGCGCCAGTGGGTGTAGATACAGAAGGTAATACTTACAACATCAACGCAGACTCCGTAGCAGGTGCGGTTGCAGGCGCATTGCGCGCGAAAAGACTTCTGCTGCTTACTGACGTTGCAGGTATCCTCGATGCAGATAAAAAACTTCTCGAAGAATTGACCATTAAAGAAACTCTCGAGCTCTTCGATGATGGAACTCTTCAGGGCGGCATGATTCCGAAAGTTAAGTGTTGCCTTGACGCCATTGGGAATGGCGTGGGACGAGCGACTATCCTTGATGGCCGTGTAGAAAACTCCGTGCTGCTGGAGCTCTTTACAAACAGCGGCATCGGTACACAGATTCTCGGAAACAACTAAAAAACAGTCCTTTACAAGTACGCAAACAGATGGAGTTCGGCCAATAGAGACCGAACCTCTATCAGGTAATCTCAGCCGGCTAAGGGCATCCCTTGCATCTTCGCAAGACAGCTTCCCTTTTCCAGCAATTACCGAGATTGCCATGCGCTCTAAAAATAGGTTTCGAACAACCTAACTATTTATTACTAAACAAAAAGCGTGGACTAACAAGCCCACGCTTTTTGTTTTTGAATCCCTCTGTAATTCTATACTACAGCGATGTTACTCGCTCATATTACATTTTCCTTTTTTCTCAACCAGTTCACGGGCTTTTTCAAGAATATCCCGCGTACCTTTTTCACTTTCAAAATTAAATTGAAGACTGCTTACCTTCCAGCCGTCCGCAGTATAGCGGCAACCGAAGATATAGCGTCCTTTTCCTTCCCAGATATGCTCATGCAAAAAATATGTTGCCGTAGCATCGGCTTTTACAGTGGCGTCCTGTCCTTTCAACTCCACCATAATATTCTCCAGTTTATGCCGAGTTGCGTCAAACCCGCACAACGATTCTTTCCAGTGATGAATAAGCTCCTTAGGCGTTGCATCATACGGCTCCCCGCCAAGCAGTGATGTGTAATCCACTGCTACTTTCTCCGTAAAAAGCGTCTCAAGCGAACTGAATAATCTCAAATCCGGCAGCACTCCCATACTTTCTACAAGAGTCTCAATGAGTGCTTTATCCGTCTTTTCCCTGCGCTCTATATACGTAAGCATACGCACCTTTCCTTACTTTATGTACTATGACTGTTCAGCATTTGAATAAAGGTCACGTCCAGTATAGCCAAAATGAAACCGGAAAGGATGGATATCTTAGCCGCAATAACGACCTTATGCCCCCTCATAAAAGCTTCACACAATAAAATAGCTGCCTATCCAGTACGGAGGGCAGCTATTTTATTATCAGAATTATGAACATCCCGCAGCAATCGCGGAGGGATAGACTTAGGAGTATTTTTTTACGACCGACTCGAATGCGGCACTGTCAACTTCCCCTGTACCGATCGGGTACACAAGTTTTTTCGCCAGATGACCACCGTAGGCTGGACGGTTATTGGTATACAGCACTCCTATAGGGATCTGTTCATCAAGCTCATTGGCTTTTTGAATTGCAGCATTCCAGTTTGTGGAATCATAATCTTCACCAAGTTCGTAACAACGCTTTTTGTACCAACCGAACGTGTTCACCTTATTAAAAGAAACACACGGCTGGAACACATCTACAAGGGCAAACCCCGGATGCGCAATGGCAGCTTTCAGTGTTTCTACAAGATGCGGAACATTGCCGGAGAAAGAACGGGCTACAAAGTTTGCACGCATGGCAATGGCAACTTCTACCGGATTAAACGGCGCATTTGTTACACCGAAAGGTTGTGCCTTTGTAATTTGGCCTTCCTTCGTTGTCGGGCTTGCCTGCCCTTTTGTGAGCCCGTACACCTGATTATCATGAACGAGGGCTACCATGTCCACGTTTCGCCTGATAGCAGCAAGGAAATGATTACCACCCTCACCATATGTACATCCGTCACCGCTCGTTGCAATGACTGTCAACTCCGGATTAATAATCTTTATCGCCTGCGCCGAAGATAAAGCCCTACCGTGCAGCCCGTTAAATCCGTTGGCAGTTATGTAGTGCGGCACCTTTGCAGCCTGACCTATTCCAGATACAATTGCAGCCTGATACGGTGCAATATCCAGTTCAGCCAAAGTCTGTTTCAAGGCTTTTAAAATATCAAAATTGCCACAGCCGGGACACCATGCTTCGCTATACTGACCATATTCATTAATATCGCGCATAATGCCTTACTCCTCGTACATCTTATGGACAATATAGCCAGCGGTTAAAGGTCGCCCGTCGTACCGGCTGATATTTTTTTCAATAGGGATGCATGTAAGACCTTTTAACAGCCATGCAAACTGACCAAATGCGTTACCTTCAATACACACGCGTTCTTTGGCGTTCTCCAAATAATGTATAAACTGTGTCACATCCAGCGGGTATACTTGCGAGAAACAAAGCACTGCGACATTTTCACCGTGTTCTATTCTGCTCTCTGCCGCTTCACGCACTGCCCCTTCAGAAGACCCCCAGCATATAAGTAATTTATCCGGCTTGCTGTTTCCATAATAACGAGGCGGAATAACGTCCTTACGGATGCTGGATTCTTTCAGCAACATTTTTTTAACCATCGAATTACGCAGAGCCTTATCTTCTGTAATATTGCCACGTTCGTTGTGCGCGTGGCTGTCTGCCAGAACAGTTGTTTTACCAATTCCCGGAATTCGCCGTGGAGAAATACCGTCAGGAGTTAACGCGTACCGCTGATACGATGCGGGTTCTGTGTCTGAGTAATCAGGTCTATGTACCTGCCCCAAACTATGTAAGTCGTATGTCTCCAAACTCTGCAACGCATCTGCAAGGAACTGATCCGTTAAGAGAATCACTGGAGTCTGATACCGTTCTGCAAAACTGACAGCGCGGTGCCCCATTTCAAAACATTCTTCAATAGTGCTTGGAGCCAAAACTATACGCGGAAACTCTCCATGCCCGCCGAACATAGAAAATAACAAGTCTCCCTGTTCAGTACGGGTAGGCAGACCCGTTGCAGGCCCGGGACGCTGAGCCAGAACAATCACAACGGGCTGTTCCATAACACCTGCAAGACTTATAGCTTCCGTCATAAGAGCGAACCCGCCGCCCGATGTTGGAACCAGAGAGGCTGCCCCCGCATACGACGCACCGAGTGCCATATTAATTGCGGCGATTTCATCTTCAACCTGTTCAACAACCACACCCATTTCTTCTGAATGATTAATAAGAGTCTGGGCTACGGATGAACCCGGGGTCATTGGATAAAATGCACAAAATTTAACTCCGGCGGCCATTGCACCCAGCGCAATACTGTTATTGCCGTTAACAAGAATGCGTTCCGGATGTGCATACATTTTAGGCAATTGTGAACACTTGTCAGAGTGCGCCACACTCCATTCATATGCACTAGTAAGCACTGCAATGTTCTCTTGAACAATTTCCTCACCTTTTGACG
This sequence is a window from Halodesulfovibrio aestuarii DSM 17919 = ATCC 29578. Protein-coding genes within it:
- the hslU gene encoding ATP-dependent protease ATPase subunit HslU codes for the protein MNVLTPREIVSELDKYIIGQNGAKRMVAVAMRNRWRRQQIDPSLRDEIAPKNIIMMGPTGVGKTEIARRLAKLSASPFVKVEATKFTEVGYVGRDVESMVRDLMELSVALVRDEEATRVRAQAETNAEERLLDLLLPGSAPKPMQEPITTFDTPAAETDKASSTREKMRKMFRDGKLDDREVEMELEIAPQGIEVMAMPGMEDMGGQFKDLFSKAFPSKKKKKRMRIGDALPILVEEEAARLIDEEKVTELAKERVEQSGIIFIDEIDKVASSQHGGKAADISREGVQRDLLPIVEGSVVNTKYGMIKTDHILFIAAGAFHHSKPADLIPELQGRFPLRAELTALGKDEFLRILKEPRNALTVQYMALLATEGVTITFAEDGLDEIAAFAEMTNQETENIGARRLYTIMEKILSDISFEAPDRSGEEIVIDRAFVEQHLEDVREDRDLSRYIL
- the argB gene encoding acetylglutamate kinase, encoding MKDYAKAQLTSRILIESLPYIKKFHGEIVVIKYGGHAMKDEELGRAFAQNIALLKYVGLKPVIVHGGGPQIGKMLDALNITSQFREGHRVTDDETMDVVEMVLVGKVNKEIVNKLNLADCKAVGLSGKDGTLLRARKYKMQVNSHNKTPEIIDLGKVGEVIGVEAGLLTGLLSEGYTPVIAPVGVDTEGNTYNINADSVAGAVAGALRAKRLLLLTDVAGILDADKKLLEELTIKETLELFDDGTLQGGMIPKVKCCLDAIGNGVGRATILDGRVENSVLLELFTNSGIGTQILGNN
- a CDS encoding nuclear transport factor 2 family protein, whose amino-acid sequence is MLTYIERREKTDKALIETLVESMGVLPDLRLFSSLETLFTEKVAVDYTSLLGGEPYDATPKELIHHWKESLCGFDATRHKLENIMVELKGQDATVKADATATYFLHEHIWEGKGRYIFGCRYTADGWKVSSLQFNFESEKGTRDILEKARELVEKKGKCNMSE
- a CDS encoding 2-oxoacid:ferredoxin oxidoreductase subunit beta, translated to MRDINEYGQYSEAWCPGCGNFDILKALKQTLAELDIAPYQAAIVSGIGQAAKVPHYITANGFNGLHGRALSSAQAIKIINPELTVIATSGDGCTYGEGGNHFLAAIRRNVDMVALVHDNQVYGLTKGQASPTTKEGQITKAQPFGVTNAPFNPVEVAIAMRANFVARSFSGNVPHLVETLKAAIAHPGFALVDVFQPCVSFNKVNTFGWYKKRCYELGEDYDSTNWNAAIQKANELDEQIPIGVLYTNNRPAYGGHLAKKLVYPIGTGEVDSAAFESVVKKYS
- a CDS encoding 2-oxoacid:acceptor oxidoreductase subunit alpha, giving the protein MPTLDRTIIIAGAAGQGLVTVGELLSKILTRAGYEIFATQHYMSRIRGGHNSFRLRISDLPRYASADNYDILFAFDQDATTLHSDMLHEGGTIILSDKLDAVHKQCVRIPFDKLSSNPRYENIVALGVLCSLLGLERALPEQLLSERFASKGEEIVQENIAVLTSAYEWSVAHSDKCSQLPKMYAHPERILVNGNNSIALGAMAAGVKFCAFYPMTPGSSVAQTLINHSEEMGVVVEQVEDEIAAINMALGASYAGAASLVPTSGGGFALMTEAISLAGVMEQPVVIVLAQRPGPATGLPTRTEQGDLLFSMFGGHGEFPRIVLAPSTIEECFEMGHRAVSFAERYQTPVILLTDQFLADALQSLETYDLHSLGQVHRPDYSDTEPASYQRYALTPDGISPRRIPGIGKTTVLADSHAHNERGNITEDKALRNSMVKKMLLKESSIRKDVIPPRYYGNSKPDKLLICWGSSEGAVREAAESRIEHGENVAVLCFSQVYPLDVTQFIHYLENAKERVCIEGNAFGQFAWLLKGLTCIPIEKNISRYDGRPLTAGYIVHKMYEE